TGCTGAGGATATAGAAAATGCTCTCCAGTTTTTGAAGTTCTGTGAAACATTTAGCGAGGTAATTCTTACTTTTGTTCTATTATATATTTGATTAAATGTTTCTCTAatcttgttttaattgattttgtgcatcgcTTTACTGTGCTAAAATAATTCATATGGTTTACGCCAACTTTATTTTCTCTTAGATCTCTATAGCAAACAAGCACCAACTGCTCATGGTTCCAAGATTTGGAGAACCTGATCTCCGCATCCAGGGTCTCAAGGGTTGACCCCGTTATGAAGGAGTTGCCTTCTGAGTGTTTTAGTGAAGGCAGGGATGGATATGATGCCTTAAGCTTCTCCCAAAATCTTAGGCTTTTGAATTTCCTCTGTGATGGGGCTCTTAATGCAAAGTAAGTAGAAGATACATAGTATGCAGATTATAACTTTGTAGTTGTCTGCTTACTCCGTTACGAGTGATGAGTTCTTTTCAGTCCCTTGTCCAGGACGCTGAGGGGATGGATTGAGGAGCAAAATAAAAGAGTTGTCCAATGTAAAGGGTTTGCTCTAGCAAAGAATAAGGTCATATGACAAGAAGGAAATCTTTGAGGCAAGCATCTTTCGGAGCCAACATGGAGTTCTGTTTTTAACTAAATCGATCATATATGTGCAGGAGAGAGATCTCCAAGCAAAGTCGCTGGAGGAGATGGCTAAGAGAACCACTGCAGATAATGGCAGTGCTGTCCCAATTTCAGAGTTGGACTCCATTGTTTCATTACTCTGACGTAAGGCTGCTCGAGCTCACACGGAGGTGGTCGATGCTATGGCCATGATACCGGAAAGTAAGTTCCCATTTCTAACATCTTTATCCTTTCAATTACCCTATTCGCTTTCTGTAATTGATGTTAAAACTATTGTTAATACTTAACACTTGAGATGTTTTTCCATTTGGTTGAAATGCTTTCCATGTTTTGGTTCTTCATGAAAATCTGGTTAAACATGCTTGTGCCAAAATTGTTTTGACTTATTTTATAGGCGATGGAATATGTGAGGCTGTTAGAATACAGCCTTATCTTGTCGATGCTGATGGACATTGCTTTTGGAAACTGAAAGGCGATTTTGGTGAAGATATATTGCttcaaggttagtttcaactgTTCTAAACACAATGAGTTGATTTCCAGTTTTTGAGTTATTTCGATGTAATAATTTTTTTCCAAGTATTTTACAGATTTGGGAACCTGGGATGGAACTCCATCTGGTGAACAACGGTCCGTCTGCAGTGCTAAAGAGCCAATAGACAAATACCGCTCTTCCCCGGCTCTAAAGTAAGCAGACATACTTGTTTTACATTGTTAATAACAATGTTCTGATATCGACAGTTCCCCTCCCTGCCAATCCCATTTTTTATGAACTGGTTGTTGATGCATCAACTGTTTGCTTGGCTTGCAGGGAAAAACAGGCCAAGAGGGAGCGAAGGCATTCCAAATACTTGCAGCTTTCCCAAACTTCTTCGGAAAGCAATAATAAAAATGCGCAGGTTTCCCAGACTCCTGATAGCAATGGCAAAAAGGGGCAGGTTTCCCAAGCTCCTGAATGCAATCGAGAGAACATGGAGCTCGGTCCTGAGGTGAATTAAACTTTTTTAGCCCAGAAGACATtaaattccttttctttttcgtaAATACATAGGAAGGGGTATACATGTGCGAGAAAATATGTATACATACAACTATACGAGTTGGCTGCCCAGGTTTCTGTATGCATTCCTACATGGGAAAGCTGTTTCCCAGTTCGGATTTCGCTCTCTACAAATCTGAAGGGGCGGCGGTCTTGAGAAACCGGCACAGCTGCCTCCGAGCAGAAAGAATTGAGAAGAGTGGTCCTGATATATTGGGATGAGCTTTGTCATAGTTATTTCTTAACAGCTTATGAAATTTTCATGTATCTTCATCTCTTGATATATGCTCCCAGTTCAACCTTCAAACTATTGCGAAGTACCCTGGGTTTGGTCTTTATGTGTTCGTTTGAGATTGCTTTTGTAGGAGTCATTTTTTTGTTCATAAGCATTTTCTAAAACTGCTTTTATTAGAGCTTTGGACTTGGTGGGGAGTGATATAAGAAGAGCTAAAAGTGTTTTCTAACAACTAAACACTTTTTGACTGCGTTGGGTAGGAAAGGTTGTTAGATGCTTCTTTAGAAAGCATCATTggatttttttaacaaaaatttcaTGCTTCTTAAACTTTCCAAAGTGCTAATGAAAGCACTATTTTCAGTTTATGATTCGGGTCAAATATTGTTTGTATTGTGGTGTGGTTGTACATTGAATTTTGATTCCGCAAATACGATCATCCTCAAAATTTATTCAAaccaataaatatatatagtagCTTCCTTGGCAATTTCTGATACCAATGATCTTCAACGGTACGTAGCACTAAGTAATACCAAAAATGAAtgtgagattaataatgaaagATCTAATGGTTATgaaaatcaaatctaatggtTAAAACACATGTAGCATTGAATGTTGCGTGGATTATATTAAGATGCAACTAAAGACTATTTCACGTACCGAACGGTGGGGGTCTATGTAGAAGATGCAAAAGAACATCTCACTTTAGTTGGAGAATGTAAAATACTCGAACTTATGACGATGAGCCTCTCACCTTATTGCTAATTGATTTTGGAATTAAAACGCCACCAGGCACTTCAAAAAGTCATCATGCACtccaaatttataaaaaatgtgCATGATGACatatttggagtgccaataccAAAAATG
This region of Malus domestica chromosome 07, GDT2T_hap1 genomic DNA includes:
- the LOC103420509 gene encoding uncharacterized protein, which encodes MRASFFGVLPSCLRLMEVSTLCYKSVGSPRKQGKKKSLDGSNDMNLDASPKSDEQETKKTKQEELMEIYNGSRDVLFKRAYGLEFLQAMCVGSRSKREKENALDQSEDVKYSDVAKQDELMGTWNASEMVVLLVPLAAEDIENALQFLKFCETFSEQTSTNCSWFQDLENLISASRVSRVDPVMKELPSECFSEGRDGYDALSFSQNLRLLNFLCDGALNANPLSRTLRGWIEEQNKRVVQCKGFALAKNKERDLQAKSLEEMAKRTTADNGSAVPISELDSIVSLL